The Synechococcus sp. BL107 nucleotide sequence CCTTCAAGAGCCTGTGGACCGAGGCTTGAGAAGCCAAACCGGGTGACCATTTCTCGGGAGAGTTGGGCCACCATTTGTAAATCGCCACTGGCCCCCTGAGTGACTTCCAACGGCCCGAACACCACCTGTTCTGCCGCTCGGCCGCCAAGGGCGACCACCAAGTCCGCCATACACGACGATCGGGTCACTAAACCCGAATCCAATTGCTCTTCATCGGGCATGAACCTGGTGTAACCACCGGCCCCTCCACGGGGGAGGAGGGTCACTTTATCGACGTCATTTGCGGCGGGGAGAAGCGTTGCCACCAGGGCATGGCCAATCTCGTGGTAAGCGATCAATCGCTTTTTAGCGCTGTCTTGCAAGGGACGATTACTCAATCCCATGGTGATGCGTTCCAGAGCACCTTCCAGGTGGCTGTCATCAATTTCAGTTTTGTTCTGACGGGCGGCCAAAATGGCCGCTTCGTTCAGCAAATTGGCTAGGTCGGCACCTGAAAAGCCAGGAGTTCGACTCGCCCATTGCTCCAAGTTGACGGCGAGAGCAAGGGGGCGACTCCTAGCGTGAACAGCGAGAATGGCTGCGCGGCCTCGTCGATCAGGAAGGCCCACATCAATCCGTCGATCAAACCGACCTGGCCGCGTTAGAGCTGCATCCAGTACATCGGCCCGGTTGGTTGCCGCTAAAAGGATGACCCCGGAGTTTTCCTCGAAGCCATCCATCTCAGTAAGCAGTTGGTTCAGGGTTTGTTCGCGTTCGTCGTTCCCGCCACCGATCCCGGCTCCCCGTTGTCGACCAACGGCGTCGATTTCATCAATAAAAACAATGCATGGGGCTTTCTCTTTGGCCTGACGGAATAAATCTCGAACCCGGCTGGCGCCGACCCCCACAAACATTTCGACAAACTCCGAAGCCGCCATTGAGAAAAACGGAACCCCCGCCTCGCCGGCAATGGCTTTGGCCAATAACGTTTTGCCCGTGCCCGGTGGGCCAACCAACAACACGCCACGGGGAATCTTTGCGCCGAGCCGGATAAATGTTTCTGGTTGCTTGAGAAAGGTCACCACTTCCTCTAACTCTTGACGCGCATCATTGATGCCTTCCACATCTTCGAAACGAACTTGCAAGTCTTCCTGTGGTTTTAAGCGTGGCTTGCTGCGGCCGAACCCAAGTGCGCGGTTGGCCATTTGTGCTGAACGACGCAGCAATAACGACAATCCGATCACTACAAGAAGCACCACAAATAAGGTGCCGGCGAGATCTCTATTCGCCTGTTCTCGCCGGCCATCCACCACGGTTAAGGGGGTATCAGAGCTTTCAGCGGCCCGCAGAATACGGTCATCATTTGGGAAAATCGGGACGCTCACCTTGCGTCCGTCGTCGTACAAAACTCGAACCTCCCGTTGAGCTGGGACAAGATCCAATTGCTTAATTTTTTTGTTGTCGATATCCCTGATCAACGTCGAATAGCTGACGCCTTCCTCTTTCTTCCACAATTTTTGGAAGAACGGTTCTGCCACCTGCTGGTTCGCGGGTGAATTCGTTGACTGCTTCGAACCTGGAGCCACAACAACACAATGCTGAAATGAGCCTAGCTATTTGACGCAAGGCCTCTTCAAGCGAGAGAATGTTTTTTTGACGATCTCTCAGCCGCGATGGCCGTTCCGAAGAAGAAAACATCGAAGGCCAAGCGCAATCAGCGCAGTGCCACTTGGAAAGGCAAGGCCGCCGTAGCCGCTCAGCGCGCCATGTCGATCGGTAAGTCCGTCCTGAGCGGTCGTGCTCAAGGATTTGTATACCCCGTCAGTGATACAGACGAGGCCGAGGCCTAAGAGGCACGACTGAGATGGATTCGGGTCAGATCACGACCCGGATCCACCTCGAAAACGACATCAGCAGGAATGTTTTGGATGATTTCTGAGGGAATCGCACTCAAAATCATTCTGATAAAACCATCCAATTCGCTTCCGTTTAGGGAACTTCCTCGAGTCGTCCGCATGGCATCTTCTTGTTGACGCTTCCAAAGCTGCGGCGATTGATGATCGGTGGCCCGAAGTTGCCAAAGCTGATCAAGTTCAGTCCACACCGGTTGATAGCTCCGCAAGATCTCCTCAGTTTGTTTGCGGTAGGCCAATTCACTCGCCGTGACGGGTGGTTCCAGACCCTCCTCCTTCCTTTCGGCTTCGTATCCCGCTGGGCAGCCGACAAACCAGCCTTCCAGAACAAGGAGATCGGCATGGCAAGCACGCCAGCCTGAGCGATCTCCCCGTCCGTTACGCAAGGCCTTGTCAAAACGAGGACATTGAATCGACTGCCCTTTTCGCCAAAGCTCAAGGGTGCGTTGAAGCAGTTGCAAATCATGGCTTCCAGGCAAAGCGCGAGGCACTCCCCATGGATTTCCTTTCATCGATCGCTCTAATTGGTCGGCCGGGAAATAAAAGTCGTCAATTGAAATCACCTGCAAGGACAATCCCAAATTGTGGGCAGCGGTTTCAAGCCATTGCCCCAAACTCGACTTCCCGCAACCGGGGAGTGCACTCAAGCCAATCAACTCTTTTCTGGCGGGTTGACTACGGGCCAGGCTCAAGATCGGTAGTCCGAGAGACCAGAGCCAATCAGCACTGCTGTTTGGATGCCAAGCATCAAGGCCAAGATTGATGGATGGGCTGATCCAAGACCGTCTCCACTGATCGGGGTCGTCGATCCCAAGGAAATCGAGCAATTTGCGCTGATCTTCCCTAGGTATGAGCTGACGACCGTCAAGATCCAACTTTGAAGGCCTCCAAAACAACGGCGTAGATGAATCCCAATCTGAGGGAGTCAAGCAAGGGATATCGTCGCCGAATTAACACGAGCAACTCGCAAGCCAGTAAGGCAAAAAAGGCACTAAACGTCCGAGCTCCTGTGGCGTTATCGAGATGCACCGTGAGATTGCTTCCTATAAAGAAGCCAGTAAGTAACAACAGAATTCGAGAACTTCGTCTCCACCAGGGTCCGCCAAAACTGGCTTTGAGCTGTTGACCAGCCGTGCGTTGAAGTGCCGCTAAACGGGTGCGCTGCAGCGTGCTCATGAACCTGAGTAGAGCAACAACGACTTCATATAGTTCAGCGTCAACATGCCTTCTAGACAAGGGGGGCCTTGCTGAAGCAAGGAAGGATTGTGCTCGTCCCCAAGATGATCAAAAACAGCTGCGGCGAGATGGATTGCGCCCACAAGATCTCGATCCCAAGGGGAAGGGGTCAAAACACAGGACAAACCCGCGGCTGTTGCAGCCTTGAGCCCTGCAGCTGAATCCTCCAAGGCCACAACACAGTCGGACGGCAGGCCGCTCTGCTTGAGCGCCAACCGATAACCATCCGGATTGGGCTTGCCAGTCGCCACATCATCTGACGACACCACACCATCAAAGGCTGGCATAACTCCTTGGGCTTGATTCAACAGTGCTTGAACAGATGGACCACCACTGGAGGTCACGATCCATTGCTTGATCTGGCCGTTGTGCAATTCGTTCACAAGCCTCAAGACACCCGGCCGCCACTGCACATGGCCCTCACAAACGCGGGATAAATAATGCTCGCGTTTCACATCACGCAAACGCTTCAGTTGGTCTTGCGTGAGGTTGATCCCCTGATCCTTTGCGTAGATCGCAACACGGGGAATGCCACCGGCAATGGACAGCAGTTCGGCATACAACTCTTTGTTCCAATGAAATGGGAGGCCTAAATCACGAAAGGCCTGATTGAACGCTGGACGATGTCCCTCCATCTCCGTGTCAGCCAGGGTGCCGTCTACATCCCAGAACACAGCCCTTAGAGCAGTCATCAATCGCCAAGCCAAGGGCACAATGCAGCAATCATCCTGCTCAAGGTCAGCGCACAGTTGCCGTTAGATCCCCCGAATTGGTGCTGGTCCTTGCCAGCAGTGGTTGATCCAAACCCATTGCCGGGTCTTGAACTTCCCCTACCGCTTCGTGCCCTATTGCGCCGTCGTGGATTTCGTTCAGTCGAAGAAGCCAAACAATTCCTGATCCCAACATCACTGCCGGAGGCAGAACTTCATTTTCCCGATCTGAAAAAAGCAACGAATCGTTTGGTGAAAGCGTGTCAGAACCACGAAACCGTGGCGATCTGTGGCGACTACGACGCCGATGGAATGACGAGCACCGCGTTGCTATTGCGGGCCCTGGCTCCCTTAGGAGCTGCCCCTAGGGCAGCCATCCCCTCTCGCATGGAAGAGGGCTATGGACTCAATCCGTCCATGGTGGATCGACAGCACCGCGATGGTGTTCAAATTCTCGTCACCGTGGATAACGGGGTGGCAGCGTCGGCAGCACTTCAACGAGCCGCGGAATTGGGCATGGAAGTGATCGTGACGGACCACCACACCATTCCGGACAACCCAGCACCGATGACGGCTTTGATTCACCCGGCGACAACGCCCAACGGATCTCCCTACCGAGGTTTGGCCGGCGTTGGTTTGGCCTACGTCCTGGCGCGAGCCGTTGCTGAACAACTGAATCAACCTGCTGCTATCTGCTCAGCCCGAGACCTTTTCTGCGTTGGCACCGTCGCCGATATGGCTCCCCTGATTGGTGCCAATCGCGCTTGGTTGTTGGAGGGACTTGGTCACCTCCATCACACCGAATGCTTCGGGTTACAGGCACTTCAACGTCTTGCCGGTTTGGGTGAGAACCCAATCACAGCCGAAGACATTGGTTTTCAACTCGCCCCACGCATCAATGCGGTTGGACGCTTGGGTGAACCTCGGCTCGTTGTGGATTTATTGACAGCGTCGGAACCCTCATCAGCGATGGCCTTGGCCCGACGTTGTGATGATTTCAATCGTCAACGCCGTGATCTTTGCGATGCGATTGAGGCAGAGGCTGTTGCTTTGGTCGAAGCCGATTCATCAGATCAGTTGCCGTCGTTTCTTCTTTTAGCCCAGAGTCATTGGCACCATGGCGTGATCGGCATTGTTGCTGCTCGGCTGGTGGAGCGGTATCACCGCCCGGCTGCGCTCCTTGCCGGCGATGGCGAGGGACTGATGCGCGCCTCCGTGCGATCGCCTCGCGGGTTTGCCGTTGACCAAGCACTTAATCACTGCGCCAAGCTTTTGGAGCGCTTTGGTGGTCATCCAGCTGCAGGAGGATTTACCGTCCGAGCCGAGAATGTTCATGCCCTGCATGAACAACTGTGTGTTCAAGCGGATTCGTGGTTGACCCAACAGGGCCAGGGATTGCCCATCCAACCCGATGCTTTACTCCGATTGGATGAAGTGAATTGGGATCTCTGGAAGGCCCTGCAATCCTTGGCACCCTTTGGAATAGGCCATGAAGTGCCCTTGTTCTGGTCGCGGGGATGCAGTGTTGAGGAAAAACGTGATTTAAAGGGTGGACATCTTGCCCTGAGGTTGCGTCAAGGTGAAACCGAGCGCAGAGCGATTGCCTGGAGATGGGATCCAGCTAGCCATGTTCCAGATCACTGTGATGTGGCATATCGCGTCAGTTTGAATCGCTGGCAGGGCGAGCAGAGGCTCCAGTTGGAACTCAAGGCGATCCGTATTCACAGCGACTCAGTGATGTTGCAAAGGGGTCCTAGAAATTACGTTGCAAAGCAGATATCAAGCTCAGAATTCACCCTCACCAACAGCGACGGGCGATCATTGCAAGCCGCGATCAACGACGACAATTCACTCGTTAGCAACGATGAGCTTGCCAATGATGCAAGGGTGAGTCAGTTGCTTGAAGAGGCTGTCCTAGGCCTAGGACTACGTCCTTAACTTTGCCTTGTTCAGAGTGCTCCGCGGCGATAGAAGAGGATGAACACAACGGCCGGACCAGCAAGAGCGATGAGGGCGAGGGCAGCGAAGTTGGCGATCAGGTGGAAATCGAAGCCCATGGCAAATGCGTGCGTTCTAACGAAAAGTTTGACACCAGGCTACGGGGCATTCGGCCCGAGCCGACCACTCTTTCATTTTGACTGTGATGGCTTGTCACAGCCACACCCATGAACAAGCAATCCCCTTCATGGCACTGCATCCATCAGTGCGGAGCCTGCTGCAGGCTTTGTCCCGAAGAACGTGGTGAAGCACTCGCGGCTTTGAGCGAAAATCAACGAACCAAATACCTATCCATGGTTGGAGACGATGGATGGTGCATTCACTACGACAGCGGGGGACAACGCTGCACTATTTATTCCGATCGTCCTGATTTTTGTCGCGTTAGTGAGTTGGGAGCGTTGTTCGATGTCCCCACTGATGACATCGATTCATTCGCAATTGCTTGTTGCAGGCAACAAATCCGCGCAACCCATGGCGGGCGGAGTGGCGTAATGCGAAGGTTTAATCGTGCCCACCGAGCGAAAGGTGACAGACATGACTGAGTCAGGTGAAAAGCCCTCTGGCCGCCCTGGCTTCTTTGCTGTTTTATTCAGCACTTTCACAACTGTTTTTCTTGCCGAGCTTGGCGATAAAACACAGCTCGCCACGCTCCTTCTCTCGGCTCAATCCGGTTCGCCTGGCCTTGTTTTTCTGGGTGCAGCGCTTGCTTTGATTTGCTCAAGCCTTGTCGGTGTTTTGGTTGGGCAATGGCTTGCTAAAACCCTGCCCCCAGAACGCCTTGAATTCATGGCGGGCGTGCTCATGGTTTGCCTCGGTTTATGGCTTGGACTCCAAGCCAGCCGCTCGCTCATCGTCATCGGATCCCAGGCTTAAGCCATGGATTTTGCTCTTCTCCTCTCCACATTCGTCACCGTTTTTCTTGCGGAACTTGGTGATAAAACCCAGTTAGCAACGGTCGCGATAAGTGGCACATCCGATCGTCCACTGGCGGTGTTTCTTGGGTCGTCATCCGCTCTTGTCGTGGCGAGTCTGCTGGGAGCATTGGCGGGTGGTTCTGTCGCCACTGTGATTCCCAGTGATCTGCTGCAACTTGTCGCGTCATTTGGTTTTTTAGTGATCGGATTTCGTCTTCTGTGGCCATTACTGGCAAACCAAGCAAAGGAGCCCGACGAAACCGATCCATCGAACTCTTAAGCTGGTCTGAGGTTGGGGTTCTCTGCAGGTTTGACGGCTGCGTCAGCCGCTCCATCCTTCCCCCCGGTTCTGTTAGCCGGTTTCTTCCTCCATTTCGATGAAATTCACGGTCGCCGATCTGCTCGACCAGTTGTCCACCAACGATTCGGTTGAGACAGCTGTTATCGCAAAAATTCTGAAGCTGACAAATAAATCAGATAAGCAATCTCTGGACATCGCGATTGAAGCCCTCTCAAAAATTGGCGTTCTGACTCGCGGTGAAGGAGACGTTATCGCCCGCACGCGCAACGACGAATTTATAGATGCTCGACTTCGATGTAGCAGTAAGGGATTTTGTTTTGCGATTCGGGATGACGGCGGAGACGATATCTATGTCCGAGATCATCAACTCAATCACGCCTGGAACGGTGATCGCGTCCTTGTGAGGATTACGCGCGAGGGAGGGCGTCGTCGTTCCCCAGAAGGGGGTGTGCAATGCATTTTGGAGCGTTCCACGACGTCGCTGCTTGGACAGGTTGAACGTCGAGACGATCAATTGTTTGCCGTTCCCCTAGACGATCGGATGCTCACCACAATCCGACTGCCGAACGAAGCTGAGGAATATCTATCCAGTGAGGACCCAACTGCGGTGGTTGAGGTGCTTGTGGATCGCTATCCGATTGCTCAACATCCGGCCCTGGGTCAAGTGGTTCGTCCACTCCCACTGAATGGCGGTCCAGCCGCCGATCGCGATCTTCTGCTCACCAAAGCAGGACTTCACCAACGCCCCTCTCCCCCCCGTGGAAGTGGCAAGGTGCCTGCCGCGAAAGGTCGTATCGACCTCACAGATCAACCCGCTTTGTTGTTGAGAAGTTGGACTGATCCCAGTTCACCAGGGCTTCCAGCAGTTCATGTGGAAGCGCGCGATGGGGGTTGTCGTCTGTGGGTCCATGCTCCTGCGGTGGCAGAACGCATCTTGGGGAGCAATGCCCTCGACGTTTGGTTGAGGGAACGGATGGAAGCCCTTTGCCTAGGAGAAAATTGGCAATCCTTGCTCCAACCCTCCCTCAACACAACCACCTGCTTTCAACCTGGTGAAGTCGGCGAGGCCGTCACCGTATGCATGGATGTGTCCCATATTGGAGAACTCACGCACTGGGAGTTCAGTCTTTCAACGGTCAAGCCGGTGGCCTCCGTTGGTGTTGCACAACTCAAGGCACTCGATGAACGCAAACCCAAATCGCGAAGCATTCCCGTTGCTCTCAAGGGGATCAAGGATTATTTAGGTCAACTTGAAACGCTCCGCTTTTGTGAAAGTTGCTTGAGAAAGCATGAACAGGCTCAAGGCTTTGTTCAGTTGGACCTATGTCCACCACAATTAGAAAGCCTGGGTGATTTGCGCTGGGTAGACCCGATTGGATTGCGTCATCGCTGGATTGATGCATCTGTTTCTTCGGATCCCCAATCTCTGCTGCAGCCTCTGATTCGAGCTGCAGATCGTGCCTGGCAACTTCATCGAGAAGCACTGAATCTTCCAGGCATCACCACTCAAACAGGAGATCCAGATCCTTCAACTCTTACCGATGTGGCTAAAAGTGCGATCGCGCTTGAGTTGCCCTTGGAATTGGATGAAGAAGGGAGTCCTTCTGCTCAGGAGTTGATCGGTGTCTTCACTGATTCACCGCATCGACGGGTTCTTGAACAGCAACTCAGCCATGCTTTGCCTGCACTCAATTTTGAGGCTGTTGTCCCAACGTCTGAATCACCTGAGACAGAGCAAACTTCACCCGAAGATTCCCCCTTGGAACCTGGCAACGCGGCTGTTAAGACCGTCGAAAAGACGCCTTCCGCGCCTTGGTGTTGCCCCACGCTGAGTTATGCCCATCTGGTGAATCAGCAAATCTTGGTGTCATTGCTTCAAGACGGCAAAGATCGACCAACAGTGCGCCAGAAGGAACGATTGGTGCTTGGCCGTAAGGGTTCCGAGCAAGATCTCAACTGGGCTTTATTCACTGGAAGTCAAAACGACAAACTCAAGTCGTTGGTGAGTGATCGCTTAGTCCAACGACTGAATGGACGCCGCCGGCAAGTGCTGGAGCTTGAAAAAGACCTCTTATCCATGGTTCAGGCACGCGCTGCCCAACCTTTGGTGGGGTTGACGACCGATGGTCGCATTAGTGGAGTTCAAAGCTACGGATTCTTCGTTGAAGTTGGAGAAAGTCGTGTGGAAGGCTTGGTGCATGTCAGCTCCCTCAACGACGACTGGTATGAGTATCGATCTCGCCAAAACCGACTCGTAGGTCGGAAGAACAAACGTGTCTATCAACTGGGAGATACTGTTCAAGTTCGAGTGATCAAAGTAGATGTTTTACGCAATCAAATAGATCTGGAAGTCAATCCTGCGGATGTAGATGGTTCCCACGATGAAACCGAGACGAATCCAGCTCTATCAGTCACTATGAGTGATCAATAATCCATGCATCCTTATGTACTCGCTGTTACTGGTGCGTCTGCACAACCTTTGGCTGAACGATCCCTACAGCTTCTTTTGGAGAACGATCGGAAAGTTCATTTTGTATTGAGTCGAGGTGCTCATGAAGTTTTTCGGGCTGAGCAGGGATTGTCAATTCCCGTCGATCCGGAGCAACAAATTCCCTTTTGGAGAGAACGTTTAAAGGTTGAAAGCGGCGAACTGATCTGTCATCGATGGAATGATCAAAGTTCATCAATCGCCAGTGGGAGTTATCGAACGAAAGCGATGGTGATTGTTCCTTGCAGCATGGGAACTGTTGGACGGATTAATGCAGGTATTGCTACGGACTTAATTGAACGATGCGCCGACGTTCATCTGAAAGAACGGCGTCCCCTTGTGATTGCTCCAAGAGAAACTCCTTGGAATCTCATTCACTTACGCAACCTCACCGCCTTGGCTGAGGCCGGTGCCACCATTGCGCCGCCGACCCCTGCTTGGTACACCCAACCCAAATCGTTGAGCGACATGGTGGACTTTTTGGTCGTTCGTTTATTCGATGGCCTTGATGAAGACCTAGCTCCGCTTCAACGTTGGACAGGCCCGCTTCAATGACGCTTCTCCAGCGAATTCTGCTGATTCCAAGTTTGCTTCCCCTCGTGGTTGTTCTTGTGTTGTCGGTGCTTCATCGGGGGGAACCAACCCGTCTGCATTTATTGGGATGGTCATCTCCAGAAGTTCCCCTTGGTGTGTGGACAGCTCTTGCGGCAACGGGTGCAGCAGGTCTTGCAGCCTCGAGTTCCATCTTGATCACGACACGCAAGCAACCATTAAGACGACGGTTGCATCGGTCTTATGAGCCTGTTTCCCCATCAAATAGGCAGGAAGACTTCACTACTCCGCATATCCCCGTTCCAGCTCCGCCGCAACGAGATCTGCGTGAGCCTGCTCCAACAGTCGCCGTTGCCTATCGCGTCATCAAACGAGGAGTCCCACCCCAGCACAGCAGCCATGCAGCCGATGTGGACTCAGTTCAAAGGGTCAACGAGCCTGCCCCTCGAAGCGTTTCCGACCCACTTGCCTCAGAATCAAAACCCGAAGAAGCCTCTGAGTGGGGAGATGATCCCAATCGCGACTGGTAGACGGTCGGTGGATCTGCGTACAGTTACCGCAGAGACCATGATCCGGTGAGCGAAGCGCCAGCAAACAAACCAGCTGCCAAGCCAAAACCACCAAAACCCGAGGACAAGCCCTTCCCGGAATTCATCGACACTTTGTTTTTGCCTGCAGTCGCAAAACAGTTGTTGGAAAACGGAATTACGGCTGATCGTCTCGAGCGCATCGACGGTGATCGCCCTGTCGTTGGTGGTCGTTGCCCGATGGTGGTGGGTGATCTCCCCGGTGGTCGCCGATTTTGGCTTTGTTTTGCCAAGGAAGATATCAGTAGTGGCAAGGTGATTGCGTTGGCTGATCCCGGAAGTGAACCAACCTTATTGGAGAGTTTTTTAATCGACGAGAAACGCATGTCATTGCCGTTGCTCGTCTCCCGTCTGTTGCAGCGGTTAAATGGCCAAAAATGGCTGGGGGGTAATTAAGTCCAGAGTTACAGGCGCCCCTTTCAATGCGCTAACACGCCTACATTGGAAAGATCGCGATATCGAAGCTGATGGTCCCTCCCACCGCTGTAGCTAGTCAGACGGTAGACAGTGCTGTTGCCACCAAGGTTCCAGTCAAGGACACAATCTTGACGCCACGCTTCTACACCACAGATTTCGAGGCCATGGCGGCCATGGACCTGCGTCCTAATGAAGCAGAGTTAGAAGCTATTTGCGAAGAGTTCCGGAAAGATTACAACCGTCATCATTTTGTAAGAAATGATGAATTCGACGGAGCTGCGGACAAACTTGATCCTGAAACTCGAAAAGTTTTTGTTGAATTCCTTGAGCAAAGTTGTACCTCAGAGTTTTCGGGCTTCCTTCTCTATAAAGAGCTGAGCCGTCGGATCAAGAAAACAAATCCCCTCTTGGCTGAATGTTTTGGTCACATGGCGCGCGATGAAGCTCGCCATGCAGGATTCCTAAATAAGTCGATGAGCGATTTTGGAATGCAACTCGACCTTGGTTTCTTGACCGCCAGCAAGAATTATACTTTCTTTAAACCTAAATTTATTTTTTACGCTACATATCTTTCTGAAAAAATCGGATATTGGCGCTACATTGCTATTTTTCGTCACCTAGAAAAGAATCCTGATAGCAAGATTTTTCCGATCTTTAATTTCTTCGAAAACTGGTGCCAAGACGAAAATCGTCACGGTGATTTCTTCGATGCATTAATGAAGGCCCAACCCGACACAGTTCGTGGCCCTATCGCCAAACTTTGGTGTCGATTCTTCTTGTTGGCTGTCTTCGCAACGATGTACGTCAGGGACGTTGCTCGGAAAGAGTTCTATGAATCACTAGGGCTCGATGCACGCACCTACGACAAGATGGTGATTGAAAAAACCAACGACACGTCAGCAAGGGTGTTTCCGGTGGTTCTTGACGTCAACAACCAAAAGTTTTGGGTACGGCTTGAACGATTAGTGAATAACAATGCCGCACTTAATGCTGCTGATGCAAGTGACTCTCCAGCTCCGATCAAGGTGATCCGCAAACTCCCCTTCTGGATCGCCAATGGTGCTGAGATGGCAAAGCTCTTCTTGATGCCAGCCATCGATAGTTCTAAATATCAGCCAGCAGTGCGCTGATAACTCCGCCTTTCGTTACCTTTACTTCAATCCATTGACTGACGTTTTTTCAAATCAGTGGAGGGATCTTCTTGAGACCCTTCTGAACCGCGGAGCTAGGGCTGGATCCGACCTCGTTGAGGTATTCCTTGAACGTACGAATCATGTCGGTGTTTTAGCTGAGCAGGATCAGATCACCAGCGTGAATCCTTCATTCGCGAAGGGTGCAGGATTGCGTGTTTTTCTTGGGGGGAGAGATGGCTTTGTCAGCACAAACGACTTGAGCCAAGAAGGCTTAACCCGCGCTCTCGATCAAGCCTTGGCCATGTTGGGGCTTGAGGTGCAGTCGCTGTCGAGCAGTGCTGATCGTTTCAATGGTTTGAATTCACTCATCGATCATGGTGATACCAAGAACGATTGGTTAAATCGCTGTCCCACCCTTGTCAGTGCCAGTCAGCGACTCTTAGAAGGAACAAGCGAACTTGACCGAATCGGACAACACCTACAAGTTCGTCGTGGCAGTTACTCACGGGACTGGCAGGAGGTTTTAGTCGCTGCTTCTGATGGCACATTTGCTCGCGATATACGCCTCCATCAATCCACGGGGCTCTCGGTCCTGGCCGCTGATGGCGATCATCGTTCAAGCGTTGGTCGTCGTTATGGCAGTACAGACCGGCCCGACGATCTCCTGCAATGGAACGTAGAAACCAGTGCAGCGGAAGTGTGTCAAAGCGCCGGAACAATGCTTCGCGCTGAATATGTCGATGCTGGTCAGATGCCAGTTGTTTTAGCCAATCGTTTTGGTGGCGTGATTTTTCATGAGGCTTGTGGACATTTGCTGGAAACCACTCAAATCGAACGTGGTACAACTCCGTTCGCCGATCAAGTTGGCTCACTGATTGCCCATCCATCCGTCACCGCTGTTGACGAGGGGCTAAGCGGAGGATCATTCGGCTCCTTATCGATGGATGACGAAGGAATGGAGCCCCAACGCACCGTCTTGATTAAGGACGGCGTTCTTCAGCGATTCATCAGCGATCGGGCAGGCGAACTCCGCACCGGTCATCAACGAACCGGTAGTGGTCGTCGACAAAGCCATGCATATGCAGCCGCAAGTCGAATGAGAAACACATTTATTGCAGCTGGCCCCCACAAACCGAAAGACCTACTTGCTTCCGTTGATCGTGGTTTGTATTGCAAGGCAATGGGAGGCGGGAGTGTTGGTCCAACTGGACAATTTAATTTCTCCGTCGAAGAGGGTTACCTAATTGAAGATGGTCAACTCACAAAACCTGTGAAAGGAGCAACACTCATTGGTGATGCAAAAGAGGTCATGCCGAGAATATCGATGTGTGCGGATGATCTTGAATTAGCTGCCGGTTTTTGTGGATCTGTGAGCGGAAGTGTATTCGTCACGGTTGGTCAACCCCACATCAAAGTTGACTCAATCACTGTTGGAGGCCGTTGATTATGGCTACGAATAACGGTCTTAATGCCTCCGAATTACGCGACTCCTTGCAAAAACTAGCGACACGTGAGGGGATTCGTTCTTGGGATCTCGGTGCCGCTTGCAGTGACGACTGTTCCGTCCAAGTCGATCGTGGTGAAGCCAAACAACTGAAGG carries:
- the acsF gene encoding magnesium-protoporphyrin IX monomethyl ester (oxidative) cyclase gives rise to the protein MVPPTAVASQTVDSAVATKVPVKDTILTPRFYTTDFEAMAAMDLRPNEAELEAICEEFRKDYNRHHFVRNDEFDGAADKLDPETRKVFVEFLEQSCTSEFSGFLLYKELSRRIKKTNPLLAECFGHMARDEARHAGFLNKSMSDFGMQLDLGFLTASKNYTFFKPKFIFYATYLSEKIGYWRYIAIFRHLEKNPDSKIFPIFNFFENWCQDENRHGDFFDALMKAQPDTVRGPIAKLWCRFFLLAVFATMYVRDVARKEFYESLGLDARTYDKMVIEKTNDTSARVFPVVLDVNNQKFWVRLERLVNNNAALNAADASDSPAPIKVIRKLPFWIANGAEMAKLFLMPAIDSSKYQPAVR
- a CDS encoding TldD/PmbA family protein, giving the protein MTDVFSNQWRDLLETLLNRGARAGSDLVEVFLERTNHVGVLAEQDQITSVNPSFAKGAGLRVFLGGRDGFVSTNDLSQEGLTRALDQALAMLGLEVQSLSSSADRFNGLNSLIDHGDTKNDWLNRCPTLVSASQRLLEGTSELDRIGQHLQVRRGSYSRDWQEVLVAASDGTFARDIRLHQSTGLSVLAADGDHRSSVGRRYGSTDRPDDLLQWNVETSAAEVCQSAGTMLRAEYVDAGQMPVVLANRFGGVIFHEACGHLLETTQIERGTTPFADQVGSLIAHPSVTAVDEGLSGGSFGSLSMDDEGMEPQRTVLIKDGVLQRFISDRAGELRTGHQRTGSGRRQSHAYAAASRMRNTFIAAGPHKPKDLLASVDRGLYCKAMGGGSVGPTGQFNFSVEEGYLIEDGQLTKPVKGATLIGDAKEVMPRISMCADDLELAAGFCGSVSGSVFVTVGQPHIKVDSITVGGR